cctgttagctagggatgatgggagttgtagtcccaaaacatctgcagggccgagtttgggggtgcttgCTTTACAGGAAGCATAACAAAACACTTTGAATAAATGAAGTCTGCTTTTTATTTAACGTATCAGTGTGAGAAATTACTGGATGTCACTCGCACGTTTCCAAAGGTATTAGAACTGGCTACACAAAACGTAGTATGAAATACTTGTACATACAAACTTAAGTTTCCAAGGCTGACACTGATGAAATTATTGGTGTTTTAACATACATTCCTATGCCACCCTGTCAGTTCATCTTTTGAAGTTGTGTACTGAAATCTATTTATTACACAAGCAAACAGGCCCATTGCATTGCCTAGAAGTGCGACAACTACATCCCCTAAAAGCGGCTGACTTGTAACTTACTGTCCTATTAGCTAGAAAAGTCTACATCCCAGCAGCAGCGCAAGGAAACCAAGTGTTCTTTCACACAGACAGCTGAGAATTAGATACTGCTTCGATTTTCACAAATATTGCCGCATGAAAAGTAACATATGCAAACCTCCTGCTTGGTAGATAAATATGAAGGAGATGATTTTATGCCGATTGTACTTTGTACATTAGTGAATCTGACAACAGCTCTTCCAGCAACTGTTTATTGATGTAAATAAGTTTGTGTTTGACACTTGAGATCAACTACTTCAAAATTTCATACATTGGATATTAAAAGGTGAAGATGAAGATCAAGCAGGTTTATTTCAGTATTGAATCGTCGCTAGCTGAAAAGGAAAGAATAAAACGATTAAGATAATTGGTTCAGCATTCAAATAACACCAGAGTATACAGACTAAATATACTTCAGCAAGCTATGTCAGATATACTGTTGGCAGCTGATTTCTGCAATCTTCATTAAATACTGTAAGATGGTCAAGAATGCAGCCATTTAATTGTCCCCATAATATGAGATACATTGTAATACAATATGAGAGAAGGGGTTCATAGGTGGTTACATATATCTGAAGCATGCATCAAGTATTTTacaacaaattcccatttttaaacCACACATAGTAGTTAACAGGAGCTTGTTAAACATCCTATTTGTTACATCTGCTTCCAAGTATTTTTCTAACCGCACTAGAAGAGAACTGCCCCAAACATCATGCAATTTAGTCAGTTATTGTTTAATGATACAAAAGTCTATCTTAAGATAGGAAGTGAATTTTCTATACTCATAACTGGTATTACTATTTCTTCTCAGTTATTTCCAACAGGTCTCCTAGCAAGAAAAGAATTGTGCAGAGATCCATACACAAGGAAGCTGGTACTATTCAGAAAGATGATCCAAATTATTCTTAGCTTTGAGTTTCTTATAGGTTTACAGGGGGCAGGTGAGGGAATAAATTTCTTTTTAAGGTAAATCATCAAAAGAATGTACAAAAACAATTTTTTCTTGTAGAACAAGCTTTTCTTTGAAATAAGCCATGGAAAGTACAGAATATCAACTGTGGAATTCTACTCATAGAAATCCAATCAATCGAGCCGTTTCTGTTCTTATGCTCCGCAAAGGTTAACTCTTCAATTAAGTCCTTTTTAGTGACCAGAATTTTAAGTGTCACCTATGATCATTTCTATCACATGACCTGACAGACTTGAGACATTGTACtctaagaatacacacacacacacgaacttgtttttaaacttaaaagatggactatatttagGAAAAATACCTTCTGCCAGTGCTTTTGCAATTCGTTCCATTTCCTCacgcttcttcttctcctctgcttCTATTCTCCTTTCTTCCTCAGCAA
This portion of the Podarcis raffonei isolate rPodRaf1 chromosome 17, rPodRaf1.pri, whole genome shotgun sequence genome encodes:
- the ATP5ME gene encoding ATP synthase subunit e, mitochondrial produces the protein MIPPVEVSPLIKFGRYSALLIGIVYGKKRYDYLKPIAEEERRIEAEEKKKREEMERIAKALAEASDDSILK